The DNA sequence GCCTTGGGGGCGATCCCCGCGATTGCGGCCGCCCATCACGAACGCTTGAATGGGACTGGTTACCCCTATGGACTGACCTCGGACGAGATACCATTGCAGTCAAAAATCATGGCGGTCGCAGATATCTATGATGCGCTCACCGCGGCTGATCGGCCTTATAAAAAGGCTCTAGATAGGCATCGCGCCTTGGAAATTTTAGATGCCGAGGCGAAAGCGCAGCATATTGACGGGCAGTTGGTCCGACTCTTTCGCGAAGCCGAAGTGTACAAACAGCTTGATGCCCCCCTTCACTATTAACATCGTACCTGCTTTGCATGGTTACTCCTGCCGATCCTCGAAGTCTCTCCGAAGCCGCTCTGTATCTGGGCTATAGTAAGCCTGTAGCAGTTGTCCGCGGTCCCACTCAACCTGGTTTGAACGGGCATCGGGTCAAGCGAAATTCCCCGGGGAGCAATTGACAGGCTGAAGAAGGCTTGGTAATGCTCCGGCCCCCCGAAGTGAGGTTTCGATGTTCAAGTCGATCTGCATCTTCTCCGGAAGTGCGAACCGACCCCTAGCTGCCCAGATTGCGGATTATCTTGAGCTTCCTCTGGGACGCGCCGAGACTTCCTCTTTTTCGGACGGGGAGATCTTTACTGAAATCCAGGAAAACGTGCGCGGGGTGGACGTGTACGTCGTGCAGTCTACCTGTGCTCCGGTCAATGATTGTTTGATGGAACTGCTGGTCATCATTGATGCATTAAAGCGAGCTTCCGCCGGATCCATCACAGCCGTGGTGCCGTATTACGGTTATGCGCGGCAAGATCGGAAAGTGGCTCCAAGGACGCCGATCACCGCCAAATTGGTAGCAGATCTCCTCACGACCGCTGGCGCCAACCGCGTCGTGAGCATGGATTTACATGCGGGGCAGATTCAGGGATTTTTTAATGTGCCTTTTGACCACCTGTTTGCATTACCCGTGTTTCTCGACTATTTGCGGCCTCGAATGGTGGATCGGCCCGTGATCGTATCACCTGATGCCGGGGGCGTGGAACGCGCCAGGGCGTATGCCAAACGGCTCGATGCCGATCTTGCTATCATTGATAAACGACGCGAGCATGCCAACGTGTCTGAGGTGATGAACATCGTCGGTCAGATACGCGACCGTGATTGCATCATCGTCGACGATATGATTGACACCGGCGGTACCTTGACCAACGCAGCTTCTGCGCTTCAAGTCCAGGGCGCAAGAAACGTGTATGCGGCAGCCACCCACGGTGTGTTGTCCGGGCCTGCTATTTCACGCATCCAAAGCTCTCCGTTGCTAGAGGTCGTCGTCACCGATACGATACCCTTGTCTGAGGAGGCTAGGGCCACTGGGAAGTTTAAGGTGCTGTCGGTTGCACGCTTATTGGGAGAGGCTA is a window from the Myxococcales bacterium genome containing:
- a CDS encoding ribose-phosphate pyrophosphokinase; translated protein: MFKSICIFSGSANRPLAAQIADYLELPLGRAETSSFSDGEIFTEIQENVRGVDVYVVQSTCAPVNDCLMELLVIIDALKRASAGSITAVVPYYGYARQDRKVAPRTPITAKLVADLLTTAGANRVVSMDLHAGQIQGFFNVPFDHLFALPVFLDYLRPRMVDRPVIVSPDAGGVERARAYAKRLDADLAIIDKRREHANVSEVMNIVGQIRDRDCIIVDDMIDTGGTLTNAASALQVQGARNVYAAATHGVLSGPAISRIQSSPLLEVVVTDTIPLSEEARATGKFKVLSVARLLGEAIKRIHNGDSVSSLFG